One Halostella limicola genomic window carries:
- a CDS encoding DUF6735 family protein — MAHRALVAYERPDGDYDLHDSRWGGTDLSLASRITAETPFGGPGGARVRRGPSPGFGPRPVERRPSAVGLDFDGVLDAVDLRRHEAVFVVDEGYDVTAYLPLWFGLPGVAPDVTAGALVAVDPDGGPYGGPRTRRWFRATKGVVADAVDCSALTRDEAVAYLAARVEERAGDREVIVLTE; from the coding sequence GTGGCCCACAGAGCCCTCGTCGCCTACGAGCGCCCGGACGGCGACTACGACCTGCACGACTCCCGCTGGGGCGGCACCGACCTCTCGCTGGCCAGTCGGATCACGGCCGAGACGCCGTTCGGCGGCCCCGGCGGCGCGCGCGTCCGGCGCGGCCCGTCGCCGGGGTTCGGTCCCCGCCCCGTGGAGCGCCGCCCGTCCGCCGTCGGTCTGGACTTCGACGGCGTCCTCGACGCGGTCGACCTCCGACGACACGAAGCGGTCTTCGTCGTCGACGAGGGGTACGACGTGACCGCCTACCTGCCGCTGTGGTTCGGCCTGCCCGGCGTCGCCCCCGACGTGACCGCGGGCGCGCTGGTCGCCGTCGACCCGGACGGCGGCCCCTACGGCGGGCCGCGGACCCGCCGCTGGTTCCGGGCGACGAAGGGCGTCGTCGCCGACGCGGTCGACTGCAGCGCGCTCACCCGCGACGAGGCCGTCGCCTACCTCGCCGCGCGGGTCGAGGAGCGCGCGGGCGACCGGGAGGTGATCGTCCTGACCGAGTAG
- the nucS gene encoding endonuclease NucS: MTTSGRRSAGVTLRAPTHEEALATVEDGIDRGALVTLLGRCTVDYDGRASSELGPGDRHVMLKPDGTILVHTDEGQQPVNWQPPGCTHEPSLTDDGRFRVRSLRSSPDEQLLVAFERVDQVSAFDLTDGSDLALEGTEEDLRQRILDDPGLIEPGFAPLATERDTPAGAVDIYGEDADGRTVVVELKRRRVGPDAVGQLGRYVDALERSLHADASVRGILVAPSVTDRARRLLNEKGLEFVALSPP, translated from the coding sequence GTGACTACGAGCGGGCGACGGTCGGCGGGCGTGACGCTGCGAGCCCCGACCCACGAGGAGGCGCTGGCCACGGTCGAGGACGGCATCGACCGCGGCGCACTGGTGACGCTGCTCGGCCGCTGCACCGTCGACTACGACGGCCGCGCGTCGAGCGAACTCGGCCCCGGCGACCGCCACGTGATGCTCAAGCCCGACGGGACCATCCTCGTCCACACCGACGAGGGCCAACAGCCCGTCAACTGGCAGCCGCCGGGCTGTACGCACGAGCCGTCGCTGACCGACGACGGCCGGTTCCGCGTCCGGAGCCTCCGGTCCTCGCCGGACGAGCAACTGCTCGTCGCGTTCGAGCGCGTCGACCAGGTGTCCGCCTTCGACCTCACAGACGGGAGCGACCTCGCGCTCGAAGGGACCGAGGAGGACCTCCGCCAGCGGATCCTCGACGACCCCGGCCTGATCGAGCCCGGGTTCGCCCCGTTAGCGACCGAGCGCGACACCCCCGCCGGTGCGGTCGACATATACGGCGAGGACGCCGACGGCCGCACCGTCGTCGTCGAACTGAAGCGCCGGCGCGTCGGCCCCGACGCCGTCGGCCAGCTCGGCCGCTACGTCGACGCGCTGGAGCGGTCGCTCCACGCCGATGCGAGCGTCCGGGGGATCCTCGTCGCGCCCTCGGTCACCGACCGGGCCCGGCGACTGCTCAACGAGAAGGGCCTGGAGTTCGTCGCCCTGTCGCCGCCGTGA
- a CDS encoding diacylglycerol/lipid kinase family protein — MTSDASVADAGERRLILNPTSGTADHVDRIRDLAAERGFAVVETERAGHAVDLAVEAAADGVALLGVAGGDGTVHEVVQGLVSADALDDVTLAVVPAGTANIVASDLGIRDAEHGFEVADDGETRRIDLGMAGDEPFVMSAIAGLPADVSAAATHDLKRRFGPLAFVVGAVREALEFDGLRVDVAADTSEGGVEWRGEALAVLVGNVRQFAKTGGQANAEDGLLRVTIVEEMPPSDALVEAVEQRVLHEETPHVTDLRASELDVACLGGDVQFSLDGEIRPFEDVRIAVHPRALRVKVGEGYSVAADDAS, encoded by the coding sequence ATGACCAGCGACGCCTCGGTCGCGGACGCGGGTGAGCGTCGACTGATACTGAACCCGACGAGCGGCACGGCCGACCACGTCGACCGGATCCGCGACCTCGCCGCGGAGCGGGGGTTCGCCGTCGTCGAGACGGAACGCGCCGGGCACGCCGTCGACCTCGCCGTCGAGGCCGCGGCCGACGGGGTCGCCCTTCTCGGCGTCGCCGGCGGCGACGGCACCGTTCACGAAGTCGTTCAGGGACTGGTCTCGGCCGACGCGCTGGACGACGTGACGCTCGCGGTCGTCCCCGCGGGGACGGCGAACATCGTCGCGTCCGACCTCGGGATCCGCGACGCCGAGCACGGGTTCGAGGTGGCCGACGACGGCGAGACCCGGCGGATCGACCTCGGGATGGCCGGCGACGAGCCGTTCGTGATGTCGGCCATCGCGGGCCTGCCGGCGGACGTGAGCGCCGCGGCGACCCACGACCTCAAGCGCCGCTTCGGGCCGCTCGCGTTCGTCGTCGGCGCGGTCCGAGAGGCGCTGGAGTTCGACGGCCTGCGGGTGGACGTCGCGGCCGACACGTCGGAGGGTGGCGTCGAGTGGCGCGGCGAGGCGCTGGCGGTGCTAGTCGGTAACGTCCGGCAGTTCGCGAAGACCGGCGGCCAGGCGAACGCCGAGGACGGGCTGTTGCGGGTGACCATCGTCGAGGAGATGCCGCCGAGCGACGCCCTCGTCGAGGCGGTCGAACAGCGCGTGCTCCACGAGGAGACGCCCCACGTGACGGACCTCCGGGCGTCCGAACTCGACGTCGCCTGCCTCGGCGGCGACGTGCAGTTCAGCCTCGACGGGGAGATACGGCCGTTCGAGGACGTGCGGATCGCCGTCCACCCGCGCGCACTCCGGGTGAAAGTCGGCGAGGGGTACAGCGTGGCCGCGGACGACGCGTCGTAG
- a CDS encoding MaoC/PaaZ C-terminal domain-containing protein translates to MTENVPTEGETHAFERTFTTEDVRTFADVSGDDQSRHTEPGEEGRLLVHGLLTATLPTKIGGDLDVLARTMEFEFVAPVYTGQRIACTWTTESVEERADRYDLTVDVVCENDDGEVVLTGTVTGLVWKEGKETESSV, encoded by the coding sequence ATGACCGAGAACGTCCCGACGGAGGGCGAAACGCACGCGTTCGAGCGGACGTTCACGACCGAGGACGTCCGCACGTTCGCCGACGTCTCCGGCGACGACCAGTCGCGCCACACGGAGCCGGGCGAGGAGGGCCGCCTGCTGGTCCACGGCCTGCTGACCGCGACGCTCCCGACCAAGATCGGCGGCGACCTCGACGTGCTCGCCCGGACGATGGAGTTCGAGTTCGTCGCGCCCGTCTACACGGGCCAGCGGATCGCCTGCACGTGGACCACCGAGAGCGTCGAGGAGCGCGCGGACCGCTACGACCTGACGGTGGACGTGGTCTGCGAGAACGACGACGGCGAGGTCGTGCTGACCGGGACGGTCACGGGCCTCGTCTGGAAGGAAGGAAAGGAGACGGAGTCCTCAGTCTAG
- the mutS gene encoding DNA mismatch repair protein MutS produces the protein MDDPALGPPEKMAERSEDLTPMMSQYHDLCERYDDSLVLFQVGDFYETFCEAAETVSRLLEITLTKREDSTGTYPMAGIPMDNAESYVETLLDAGYRVAVADQVQEPEEASGVVDRAVTRIVTPGTLTEDELLETDDNNFVACLTESTGDADESDSPGADAEYGLALLDVSTGDFYVTGTDSLSTVADEVGRFAPPEAIVGPGVRVGAEEAFDADCMVTPYDEAAFESDRARETVAAYFGSPDRLLASDAEIRACGALLAYAEYTRGGQDGYLDYLNHLTRYDPREYMLMDAVALRSLELFERRGVHGAGGATLVEVVDETASAIGSRKLKDWLRRPLVDRERIEARHAAVEEWTERVRTREAVHDRLRDVYDVERLIARVSRGRANARDLRSLKETLDVVPDLKAHLADAETEKLREIRESLDDLEDVRDLIGEAIRENPPAEITEGDLIREGYDEELDDLRETERSGKAWIDDLQAQERERTGIDSLKVGHNSVHGYYIEVTDANLDRVPDDYTRRQTLKNSERYYTPELKEREDEIISAEQRADDLEYELFREVRSRVGAESERIQRLADTVAELDALVSLAEVAAKHDYARPEMVEDGVRIEGGRHPVVERTQESFVPNDAAFDDDSFVAVITGPNMSGKSTYMRQVALICVLAQVGSFVPADAAELRIVDRVFTRVGASDDIAGGQSTFMVEMTELSEILRAATEDSLVLLDEVGRGTSTTDGFAIARAVTEYVHDRVGATTLFATHHHDLTAVADDLPGAFNRHFAADREAEDGDVTFSHEIRPGPATASYGVEVASMAGVPDPVVDRARALLDGHEGADEEAAAGGGAAEASPAARARTEADDSPAVAADGDPDVPLSVAERLRSTSIADTTPLEALELLDELKRELD, from the coding sequence ATGGACGACCCGGCGCTGGGACCGCCCGAGAAGATGGCGGAGCGGAGCGAGGACCTGACGCCGATGATGAGTCAGTACCACGACCTCTGCGAGCGCTACGACGACTCGCTCGTGCTCTTTCAGGTCGGCGACTTCTACGAGACGTTCTGCGAGGCCGCCGAGACCGTCTCCCGGCTGCTGGAGATCACGCTGACGAAGCGCGAGGACAGCACGGGCACGTACCCGATGGCTGGCATCCCGATGGACAACGCCGAGTCGTACGTCGAGACCCTGCTCGACGCCGGCTACCGCGTCGCCGTCGCTGACCAGGTGCAAGAGCCCGAGGAGGCCTCGGGCGTCGTCGACCGGGCGGTGACCCGCATCGTCACGCCCGGCACGCTCACCGAAGACGAGCTGCTGGAGACCGACGACAACAACTTCGTCGCCTGCCTCACCGAGTCGACCGGCGACGCCGACGAGAGCGACAGCCCGGGCGCGGACGCCGAGTACGGCCTCGCGCTGCTCGACGTCTCCACCGGCGACTTCTACGTGACGGGGACGGACTCGCTGTCGACGGTCGCCGACGAAGTGGGCCGGTTCGCGCCACCGGAGGCCATCGTCGGCCCGGGGGTGCGCGTCGGCGCGGAGGAGGCGTTCGACGCGGACTGCATGGTGACGCCGTACGACGAGGCGGCGTTCGAGAGCGACCGCGCTCGCGAGACGGTCGCGGCGTACTTCGGGTCGCCGGACCGCCTGCTCGCCTCCGACGCCGAGATCCGGGCCTGCGGCGCGCTGCTCGCCTACGCCGAGTACACCCGCGGCGGGCAGGACGGATACCTCGACTACCTCAACCACCTGACGCGGTACGACCCGCGGGAGTACATGCTCATGGACGCGGTGGCGCTCCGGAGCCTCGAACTGTTCGAGCGCCGGGGCGTCCACGGCGCGGGCGGCGCGACGCTCGTCGAGGTGGTCGACGAGACCGCGAGCGCGATCGGGAGCCGGAAGCTGAAGGACTGGCTTCGCCGCCCGCTGGTCGACCGCGAGCGCATCGAGGCCCGCCACGCCGCCGTCGAGGAGTGGACCGAGCGCGTCCGGACGCGCGAGGCGGTCCACGACCGCCTGCGGGACGTGTACGACGTCGAGCGGCTCATCGCCCGCGTCTCCCGCGGCCGGGCGAACGCGCGGGACCTCCGCTCGCTCAAGGAGACGCTGGACGTGGTGCCGGACCTGAAAGCGCACCTCGCGGACGCTGAGACCGAGAAGCTCCGCGAGATCCGCGAGAGCCTCGACGACCTCGAAGACGTCCGCGACCTGATCGGCGAGGCGATACGGGAGAACCCGCCCGCCGAGATCACGGAGGGCGACCTCATCAGGGAGGGGTACGACGAGGAGCTCGACGACCTGCGCGAGACCGAGCGCTCCGGCAAGGCGTGGATAGACGACCTCCAGGCGCAGGAGCGCGAGCGCACCGGCATCGACTCGCTGAAGGTGGGCCACAACTCGGTCCACGGCTACTACATCGAGGTGACCGACGCCAACCTCGACCGCGTGCCCGACGACTACACGCGCCGGCAGACGCTGAAGAACTCCGAGCGCTACTACACGCCCGAACTCAAGGAGCGCGAGGACGAGATCATCAGCGCCGAGCAGCGCGCCGACGACCTAGAGTACGAGCTGTTCCGCGAGGTGCGCTCGCGAGTCGGCGCCGAGTCCGAGCGCATCCAGCGGCTCGCGGACACCGTCGCCGAACTCGACGCGCTCGTGTCGCTCGCCGAGGTAGCGGCGAAACACGACTACGCGCGCCCCGAGATGGTCGAGGACGGCGTCCGGATCGAGGGCGGCCGCCACCCCGTCGTCGAGCGCACGCAGGAGTCGTTCGTCCCCAACGACGCCGCGTTCGACGACGACTCGTTCGTCGCCGTCATCACCGGCCCCAACATGAGCGGGAAGTCGACGTACATGCGGCAGGTCGCGCTGATCTGCGTCCTCGCGCAGGTCGGTAGCTTCGTCCCCGCCGACGCCGCCGAACTCCGGATCGTCGACCGCGTGTTCACCCGCGTCGGCGCGAGCGACGACATCGCCGGCGGCCAGTCGACGTTCATGGTCGAGATGACCGAGCTCTCGGAGATCCTGCGGGCCGCCACCGAGGACTCGCTCGTCCTGTTAGACGAGGTGGGCCGCGGCACGAGCACGACCGACGGCTTCGCCATCGCGCGGGCCGTCACCGAGTACGTCCACGACCGGGTCGGCGCGACGACCCTGTTCGCTACCCACCACCACGACCTCACCGCGGTCGCGGACGACCTCCCGGGCGCGTTCAACCGCCACTTCGCGGCGGACCGGGAGGCGGAAGACGGCGACGTGACGTTCAGCCACGAGATCCGCCCCGGCCCGGCGACCGCGTCTTACGGCGTCGAGGTGGCGAGCATGGCCGGCGTCCCCGACCCCGTCGTCGACCGGGCGCGGGCGCTGCTGGACGGGCACGAGGGTGCGGACGAGGAGGCCGCTGCGGGCGGCGGCGCCGCCGAAGCATCGCCCGCCGCGCGCGCTCGGACCGAAGCAGACGACTCGCCCGCCGTGGCCGCCGACGGCGACCCGGACGTGCCGCTCTCGGTCGCCGAACGCCTCCGCTCGACCAGCATCGCCGACACGACGCCGCTGGAGGCGCTGGAACTGCTCGACGAGCTGAAGCGCGAGCTAGACTGA
- a CDS encoding thioredoxin family protein: MTDTATTTDDRFDTPVHVDTGDELDALVAEHEVVLVDFYTKGCTLCQAVEPVVGNVARATDAVVAMCNPRTDLDLVDEYDVRSVPTLVLFADGEEVDRRADGFVDTDELVSMVERYV; this comes from the coding sequence ATGACCGACACCGCAACGACGACGGACGACCGCTTCGACACGCCCGTCCACGTCGACACCGGGGACGAACTCGACGCGCTCGTCGCCGAGCACGAGGTCGTCCTCGTGGACTTCTACACGAAGGGCTGCACGCTCTGTCAGGCCGTCGAACCCGTCGTCGGTAACGTCGCCCGCGCCACCGACGCGGTCGTCGCGATGTGCAACCCCCGCACCGACCTCGACCTCGTCGACGAGTACGACGTGCGGAGCGTCCCGACGCTCGTCCTGTTCGCCGACGGCGAGGAGGTCGACCGCCGCGCCGACGGCTTCGTCGACACCGACGAACTCGTCTCGATGGTCGAGCGCTACGTCTGA